One stretch of Deinococcus metalli DNA includes these proteins:
- a CDS encoding pilus assembly FimT family protein encodes MSAPTRTAGFTLVELLVVLAILGIIMGLFGWNLLRGLRQQELREAASQLAGDLRRSREDAQRTGQDSTVTLAAAKTTYSVTTGPATPRVVEVPHRVLVTPVQGGASVTYHPPFGTLGAQGAVWEVQSPAADDLRLYVKVVGITGKVMVSAAQD; translated from the coding sequence GTGAGCGCGCCTACGCGCACGGCTGGGTTCACGCTGGTCGAACTGCTGGTGGTCCTGGCGATCCTGGGAATCATCATGGGCCTGTTCGGCTGGAATCTGCTGCGCGGCCTGCGCCAGCAGGAACTGCGCGAGGCCGCGTCCCAGCTGGCCGGCGACCTGCGCCGCAGCCGCGAGGACGCCCAGCGCACCGGCCAGGACAGCACCGTGACCCTCGCCGCCGCGAAGACGACGTACAGCGTCACCACCGGCCCGGCCACGCCGCGGGTGGTGGAAGTGCCGCACCGCGTGCTCGTCACGCCGGTCCAGGGCGGCGCGAGCGTCACGTACCATCCGCCCTTCGGCACGCTCGGCGCGCAGGGGGCGGTGTGGGAAGTGCAGAGTCCCGCCGCGGACGACCTGCGGCTGTACGTGAAGGTCGTGGGGATCACGGGGAAGGTGATGGTCAGTGCCGCGCAGGACTGA
- a CDS encoding MFS transporter produces the protein MTATPDRLWTRSFVLWWLGSAQSALGTALAGIATSFLILHQTGSAGRMGVNLALAMLPALLSPLFGTLVDRWPLRRPLVLGNLMRGALQLGIGLMALRGPVPLELIYVASFLTGLVGAFYGPASMGVTPRLVPAAQLQRATGLMQGAAQTMQLVGTVGGGVLVGTLGSAPALLIDGASFLLFAALLPLVALPARSGPPAGERFWASFRAGIDYARRSPLTLGLPVLAFFLNAAFAPMEMLMPARMTALGAGAPGFGLFFGLLLAGLAGGSFLMAWLGPRVDAPRLSAPAFAAMGVVVVGLSLSRTPLQMYVLAVAMGLTNAALNLSISMIFQQRVAPEYYGRVGSLLGMTGMAGQPLALLALAPLADRVSVTVVFGVAGTLTVLAAFVWHALLRRAAPFSPPVAMT, from the coding sequence ATGACCGCCACTCCGGACCGCCTGTGGACCCGCTCCTTTGTGCTGTGGTGGTTGGGTTCCGCGCAGAGCGCGCTGGGCACGGCGCTGGCGGGGATCGCCACGAGTTTCCTGATCCTGCACCAGACCGGCAGCGCGGGCAGGATGGGCGTGAACCTCGCGCTGGCGATGCTCCCCGCGCTGCTCTCGCCGCTGTTCGGGACGCTGGTCGACCGCTGGCCGCTGCGGCGGCCACTGGTGCTGGGCAACTTGATGCGCGGCGCCCTGCAACTCGGGATCGGACTGATGGCCCTGCGCGGACCGGTGCCACTGGAACTCATCTACGTGGCGTCATTCCTGACGGGGCTGGTGGGCGCGTTCTACGGGCCGGCCAGCATGGGCGTGACGCCGCGCCTGGTGCCCGCCGCGCAGCTCCAGCGGGCCACGGGGCTGATGCAGGGCGCCGCGCAGACCATGCAGCTCGTGGGCACGGTGGGCGGCGGCGTGCTGGTCGGCACGCTGGGCAGCGCGCCCGCCCTGCTCATCGACGGCGCGAGCTTCCTGCTGTTCGCGGCGCTGCTCCCCCTGGTGGCCCTGCCGGCGCGGAGTGGCCCGCCGGCAGGGGAGCGCTTCTGGGCGTCCTTCCGCGCGGGCATCGACTACGCGCGCCGCTCGCCGCTGACCCTCGGCCTGCCGGTGCTGGCCTTCTTCCTGAACGCCGCGTTCGCGCCCATGGAGATGCTGATGCCGGCCCGCATGACGGCCCTGGGGGCGGGCGCGCCGGGCTTCGGGCTGTTCTTCGGGCTGCTGCTCGCCGGGCTGGCGGGGGGCAGTTTCCTGATGGCGTGGCTGGGACCCCGCGTGGACGCGCCGCGGCTCAGCGCGCCCGCCTTCGCGGCGATGGGCGTGGTCGTGGTCGGCCTGAGCCTGTCGCGCACGCCGCTGCAGATGTACGTCCTGGCCGTGGCGATGGGCCTGACGAACGCGGCGCTGAACCTGTCGATCAGCATGATCTTCCAGCAGCGGGTCGCGCCGGAGTACTACGGGCGGGTGGGCAGCCTGCTCGGCATGACGGGCATGGCCGGGCAGCCCCTGGCGCTGCTGGCCCTGGCACCCCTGGCCGACCGCGTGTCGGTCACGGTGGTTTTCGGCGTGGCGGGCACCCTGACGGTGTTGGCGGCCTTCGTGTGGCACGCGCTGCTGCGCCGGGCGGCGCCCTTCAGCCCTCCGGTTGCAATGACGTGA
- a CDS encoding N-acyl homoserine lactonase family protein encodes MNQHAVKRLYLMQVGSMPEYGIPLVCYLVQTEDGRNILIDTGLPEVIPVEGAEFENGQDVIQQLASIGLAPDDIDTVISTHYDFDHAGRHAAFTKAEYVVQRAHHLDAASNPRFALTRPEWDQPAERIRLVDGDTELLPGLELIETSGHVPGHQSVLLRLPTTGPVLLTIDAVPFAEGFTRDVPDDGQTPDAEGVRASTAKLLDLVEREPATLVIFGHDAAQWAGLKQLPDGYG; translated from the coding sequence ATGAACCAGCACGCCGTGAAGCGCCTTTATCTGATGCAGGTGGGATCCATGCCGGAGTACGGCATTCCCCTCGTGTGCTACCTGGTGCAGACGGAGGACGGCCGGAACATCCTGATCGACACCGGCCTCCCGGAGGTCATCCCGGTAGAGGGAGCGGAGTTCGAGAACGGGCAGGACGTCATTCAGCAGCTGGCGAGCATCGGCCTCGCGCCGGACGACATCGATACCGTCATCTCGACGCATTACGACTTCGACCATGCCGGCCGGCACGCGGCGTTCACGAAGGCGGAGTATGTCGTCCAGCGCGCGCACCATCTGGACGCGGCGAGCAATCCGCGCTTCGCACTCACCCGGCCCGAGTGGGATCAGCCGGCGGAGCGCATCCGGCTGGTGGACGGGGACACGGAACTGCTGCCGGGGCTGGAGCTGATCGAGACGAGCGGGCACGTGCCGGGGCACCAGTCCGTGCTGCTGCGGCTGCCCACCACGGGGCCGGTCCTGTTGACGATTGACGCGGTGCCCTTCGCCGAGGGCTTCACCCGTGACGTGCCGGACGACGGCCAGACCCCGGACGCCGAGGGGGTGCGCGCCAGCACGGCCAAGCTGCTTGATCTGGTGGAGCGCGAGCCCGCCACCCTGGTCATCTTCGGGCACGACGCGGCGCAGTGGGCGGGCCTGAAACAGCTGCCGGACGGCTACGGGTGA
- a CDS encoding helix-turn-helix transcriptional regulator codes for MTDAARPPETFTARTHQQARLLMDETCQEVLGPLMGSARSASEVAHATQRPLKAVHHRLTRLLAAELIVVTGQRARGGRPVKVYRAAAPRYRVPFDVTDAATLDELLGTIARPFVSSFTAQVAQLFTHEDGHELILVADARGRPSMSLAPRSVHDHPRDSYGALGTFGRPHLTAETRAELERRLQELNAWVTAQDREQRGQPGAAPCLVGLLFTSLQPEG; via the coding sequence ATGACAGACGCCGCCCGGCCCCCGGAGACCTTCACGGCGCGCACCCACCAGCAGGCGCGGCTGCTGATGGACGAGACCTGCCAGGAGGTGCTGGGGCCGCTGATGGGCTCGGCGCGGAGTGCGTCGGAGGTGGCCCACGCCACGCAGCGGCCGCTGAAGGCCGTGCATCACCGCCTCACGCGGCTGCTCGCGGCGGAGCTGATCGTCGTCACGGGGCAGCGGGCGCGGGGCGGGCGGCCCGTGAAGGTCTACCGCGCCGCCGCGCCGCGTTACCGGGTGCCCTTCGACGTGACCGACGCCGCCACGCTGGACGAACTGCTGGGCACCATCGCGCGGCCCTTCGTGTCGAGCTTCACGGCGCAGGTGGCCCAGCTGTTCACGCACGAGGACGGGCACGAGCTGATCTTGGTGGCCGACGCGCGGGGCCGGCCCAGCATGTCGCTGGCGCCCCGGTCCGTCCATGACCACCCGCGCGACAGCTACGGGGCGCTGGGCACCTTCGGCCGACCGCACCTGACCGCTGAAACGCGCGCGGAACTGGAACGCCGGCTTCAGGAGCTGAATGCCTGGGTCACGGCCCAGGACCGCGAGCAGCGCGGCCAGCCGGGCGCGGCGCCCTGCCTGGTGGGCCTGCTGTTCACGTCATTGCAACCGGAGGGCTGA
- a CDS encoding DUF4900 domain-containing protein: protein MEFPRRTQGATLIVSLLFVMLILAVIMAVTAQVTLSTRRSSADQQRILAARYAAESGVAQVQARLRSMKALLDQSSIPASVGNSVVDARIRDLCGVPVLPPATPAGTPVCTFPATGLSGSAAQVGLFDLAVGSADFARQGFQNTSAADRERYWMSMFSGTAQQEYTGTDDGSTYRTAFGLVPTELRRYPEAYRLTFTVPSLTAQGSTPLAVQRVRARATTDGSDVTWSLWIGRPSFAKYALFTNHHFKSADAEGNGERINFTPLTLFSGPVHTNQHFLFNGNGSSQPVFWGPVTSAGCPDRSIGQVAMPDGTAAEGCTAAAQPGAYFDSSAQLFVGSATMTDSPDAPVSGTSAPQFRNTVRWDSDFVPLPSNNHNQNQAAREGGLYLTGDVAELRLYREVQGGAERQRITYVQAGKTVDLSYGADGQLWMLSGGTWVAASRDASGQFTTTGPQASFNGVISVEGGGIGNLNGGPDAEQPVPAGASIASFAGVTVAASGDVNVTSSLKYTTPPCSGENTATAPAPCDNLGAKNILGVYSSAGNVDLISPHGCEGDPGSCPSLPDNPEIDAVLMASQGAVQVRGYNQGPPLGRVKLLGGVIENYYGAFGQFNNAGTTHGYSRNVVYDQRTADGIAPPSFPTQQDWQITLSRAQPAGTAPDPDDGRGIRLQGDTVAVGEGGS, encoded by the coding sequence ATGGAGTTCCCCCGCCGGACGCAGGGCGCGACGCTGATCGTCTCGCTGCTGTTCGTCATGCTGATCCTGGCCGTGATCATGGCCGTCACGGCCCAGGTGACGCTCTCGACCCGCCGGTCCAGCGCCGACCAGCAGCGGATCCTCGCGGCCCGGTACGCCGCCGAGTCCGGCGTGGCGCAGGTGCAGGCGCGGCTGCGCAGCATGAAGGCGCTGCTCGACCAATCCAGCATTCCGGCCAGCGTGGGCAACTCTGTGGTGGACGCGCGCATCCGCGACCTGTGCGGCGTCCCGGTGCTGCCGCCGGCCACGCCTGCGGGCACGCCCGTGTGCACCTTCCCCGCGACCGGGCTGTCCGGCAGCGCCGCGCAGGTGGGCCTGTTCGACCTGGCGGTGGGCAGCGCGGACTTCGCGCGGCAGGGCTTCCAGAACACCTCGGCTGCCGACCGCGAGCGCTACTGGATGAGCATGTTCTCCGGCACCGCCCAGCAGGAGTACACCGGCACCGACGACGGCAGCACCTACCGCACGGCCTTCGGCCTAGTACCCACCGAGCTTCGCCGCTATCCGGAGGCCTACCGCCTGACCTTCACGGTGCCGTCCCTGACCGCGCAGGGCAGCACGCCGCTCGCCGTGCAGCGCGTCCGGGCGCGCGCCACCACCGACGGCAGCGACGTGACGTGGTCGCTGTGGATCGGCCGGCCGTCGTTTGCGAAGTACGCGCTGTTCACCAACCACCACTTCAAGAGTGCCGACGCGGAGGGCAACGGCGAGCGTATCAACTTCACGCCGCTGACCCTCTTCAGCGGCCCCGTGCACACCAACCAGCACTTCCTGTTCAACGGCAACGGCAGCAGTCAGCCGGTGTTCTGGGGCCCGGTCACCAGCGCCGGCTGCCCCGACCGGTCGATCGGCCAGGTCGCCATGCCGGACGGGACTGCCGCCGAGGGCTGCACGGCCGCGGCCCAGCCCGGCGCGTATTTCGACTCGTCCGCGCAGCTGTTCGTCGGCAGCGCCACCATGACGGACTCGCCGGACGCGCCGGTGTCCGGGACGTCCGCCCCGCAGTTCCGCAACACCGTGCGGTGGGACTCGGATTTCGTGCCGCTGCCGTCGAACAACCACAACCAGAACCAGGCGGCCCGCGAGGGTGGCCTGTACCTGACCGGCGACGTCGCGGAACTGCGGCTGTACCGCGAGGTGCAGGGCGGCGCGGAGCGTCAGCGCATCACCTACGTCCAGGCGGGCAAGACCGTCGACCTGTCGTACGGCGCGGACGGCCAGCTGTGGATGCTCAGCGGCGGCACGTGGGTCGCGGCCAGCCGGGACGCCAGCGGTCAGTTCACGACCACCGGCCCGCAGGCGTCCTTCAACGGCGTGATCTCGGTCGAGGGCGGCGGCATCGGCAACCTCAACGGCGGTCCGGACGCCGAGCAGCCGGTCCCGGCCGGGGCGAGCATCGCCAGTTTCGCCGGCGTGACCGTGGCGGCCAGCGGCGACGTGAACGTCACGTCGTCCCTGAAGTACACCACTCCGCCGTGCAGCGGTGAGAACACCGCCACCGCGCCGGCTCCGTGCGACAACCTGGGCGCCAAGAACATCCTGGGCGTGTATTCCAGCGCCGGCAACGTCGACCTGATCAGCCCGCACGGCTGCGAGGGCGATCCCGGCAGCTGTCCCAGCCTGCCCGACAACCCCGAGATCGACGCGGTCCTGATGGCCAGCCAGGGCGCCGTGCAGGTGCGCGGCTACAACCAGGGTCCGCCGCTGGGCCGCGTGAAACTGCTGGGCGGCGTGATCGAGAACTACTACGGGGCCTTCGGGCAGTTCAACAACGCCGGCACCACCCACGGCTACAGCCGCAACGTCGTGTACGACCAGCGCACTGCCGACGGCATCGCTCCGCCCTCGTTCCCCACCCAGCAGGACTGGCAGATCACGCTGTCCCGGGCACAGCCCGCCGGCACCGCCCCGGACCCGGACGACGGGCGCGGCATCCGCCTGCAGGGCGACACGGTCGCGGTCGGCGAGGGCGGGTCGTGA
- the recD2 gene encoding SF1B family DNA helicase RecD2, with protein sequence MPAAAPPTEPLRVSGGVNRVRFRSDTGFTVMTAKIRNNDGEDPDATVIGVMPPLEAGDAFSAEVIMEEHREYGYQYRVLNMVLEAQPVDLTEAGIAAYLEARVGGVGKVLAGRIARTFGPGTFDILEQEPDKLLQVPGVTASTLHKMTSSWSQQGLERRLLAGLQGLGLSISQAQRAVKHFGVAALERLTADLFALTEVEGIGFLTADKLWQVRGGAMDDPRRLTAAAVYALQQAGQQGGHSFLPRERAERGTAHYTRVSLPQARLAVETAVDLGRLSADELPLFDGETGAEGRIYLPQVLRAEKKLAGLIRTLIATPPAGDEWTVPAGAAAGLSAEQAGVLEELADHRLVVLTGGPGTGKSTTTRAVADLAERLGLEVALCAPTGKAARRLGEVTGRSASTVHRLLGYGPAGFRHNHLEPAPYDLFIVDEVSMMGDGLMLSLLAAVPPGARVLLVGDTDQLPPVDAGLPLLALSQSAPTVRLTQVYRQAAENPIIRAAHGLLRGRAPEWGDARLNLTETDPDGGARRVALMVRELGGPTQVQVLTPMRKGPLGMDHLNYHLQGLFNPGEGGVRIGEGEARAGDTVVQTKNDYTNEVFNGTLGTVLKAENGRLTVDFDGNIVELAGAELFNVQLGYALTVHRAQGSEWGTVLGVLHEAHMPMLSRNLAYTALTRARERFYSAGSASAWQTAASRSREARNTALLERIRAR encoded by the coding sequence ATGCCCGCTGCCGCGCCGCCCACCGAGCCCCTGCGCGTGTCGGGCGGCGTGAACCGCGTGCGTTTCCGCTCCGACACCGGCTTCACGGTCATGACCGCCAAGATCCGCAACAACGACGGCGAGGACCCGGACGCCACCGTGATCGGCGTGATGCCGCCGCTGGAGGCCGGCGACGCCTTCAGCGCCGAGGTGATCATGGAGGAGCACCGCGAGTACGGCTACCAGTACCGCGTGCTGAACATGGTGCTCGAAGCCCAGCCGGTCGACCTGACGGAGGCCGGGATCGCCGCGTACCTCGAAGCCCGCGTGGGTGGCGTGGGCAAGGTGCTGGCCGGGCGCATCGCCAGGACCTTCGGGCCGGGCACCTTCGACATCCTGGAGCAGGAACCGGACAAGCTCTTGCAGGTGCCGGGCGTGACGGCCTCCACGCTGCACAAGATGACGTCCAGCTGGTCGCAGCAGGGCCTGGAACGGCGGCTGCTGGCGGGACTCCAGGGCCTTGGGCTCAGCATCTCGCAGGCGCAGCGCGCCGTGAAGCACTTCGGCGTGGCCGCGCTGGAACGCCTGACCGCCGACCTGTTCGCCCTGACCGAGGTCGAGGGCATCGGCTTCCTGACCGCCGACAAGCTGTGGCAGGTCCGGGGCGGCGCGATGGACGACCCCCGGCGCCTGACGGCTGCCGCCGTGTACGCCCTCCAGCAGGCCGGGCAGCAGGGCGGGCACTCGTTCCTGCCGCGCGAGCGAGCGGAGCGGGGCACGGCGCACTACACCCGCGTGTCGCTGCCGCAGGCGCGCCTGGCGGTCGAGACCGCGGTGGACCTCGGCCGCCTGAGCGCCGACGAGTTGCCCCTCTTCGACGGAGAGACGGGCGCCGAGGGCCGCATCTACCTGCCGCAGGTGCTGCGCGCCGAGAAGAAGCTCGCCGGGCTGATCCGCACGCTGATCGCCACACCGCCCGCCGGCGACGAGTGGACGGTGCCGGCGGGCGCGGCGGCCGGGCTGTCGGCCGAGCAGGCGGGCGTGCTGGAGGAGCTGGCCGACCACCGGCTGGTGGTGCTCACCGGCGGCCCCGGCACTGGCAAGAGCACGACCACCAGGGCCGTGGCGGACCTCGCGGAGCGGCTGGGCCTGGAAGTCGCGCTGTGTGCCCCGACCGGCAAGGCCGCGCGGCGCCTGGGCGAGGTCACGGGCCGCAGCGCCAGCACCGTGCACCGCCTGCTCGGCTACGGCCCGGCGGGCTTCCGGCACAACCACCTGGAACCCGCGCCCTACGACCTGTTCATCGTGGACGAGGTGTCCATGATGGGCGACGGCCTGATGCTCTCGCTGCTCGCGGCGGTGCCGCCGGGCGCGCGGGTGCTGCTCGTCGGAGACACGGACCAGCTCCCGCCGGTGGACGCCGGGCTGCCGCTGCTGGCCCTGAGCCAGAGCGCGCCCACGGTGCGCCTCACGCAGGTGTACCGGCAGGCGGCCGAGAACCCCATCATCCGCGCCGCGCACGGGCTGCTCCGGGGCCGCGCGCCCGAGTGGGGCGACGCCCGCCTGAACCTCACGGAAACCGACCCGGATGGCGGCGCGCGGCGCGTGGCCCTGATGGTGCGCGAACTCGGCGGCCCCACGCAGGTGCAGGTGCTCACGCCGATGAGAAAGGGGCCGCTGGGCATGGACCACCTTAATTACCACCTGCAGGGCCTGTTCAATCCCGGTGAGGGCGGCGTCCGCATCGGTGAGGGCGAGGCGCGCGCCGGCGACACGGTGGTGCAGACGAAGAACGACTACACCAACGAGGTTTTCAACGGCACGCTGGGCACGGTGCTCAAGGCCGAGAACGGCCGCCTGACGGTGGATTTCGACGGGAACATCGTGGAACTCGCCGGCGCGGAACTGTTTAACGTGCAGCTCGGCTACGCGCTGACGGTGCACCGCGCGCAGGGCAGCGAGTGGGGCACGGTGCTGGGCGTGCTGCACGAGGCGCACATGCCCATGCTGTCGCGCAACCTGGCGTACACCGCCCTGACGCGCGCCCGCGAGCGCTTCTACTCGGCGGGTTCGGCCAGCGCGTGGCAGACCGCCGCGAGCCGCTCGCGCGAGGCCCGCAACACCGCGCTGCTCGAACGCATCCGCGCCCGCTGA
- a CDS encoding prepilin-type N-terminal cleavage/methylation domain-containing protein: MTARTAGFTLIELLVALALGLVILLVASDLLISSSRSASDLQGRNDLLQESQIAQNYMVAQLREAAYVFPEGTTLALGAGATTTPPGESAWRVGDDTWPVVAVVRPPRRVGTPCVLPSGVTDPDACYQFLAYYPLPRDTWVGAVSGADDPGPDAANGGRWVLVEYRSTYPAAPPLSLLPGGSGGAYTPPPGGAARLLLDYVQPPALALPGTPPLFTVTNLNGGPWRQTPGDISVTVNLAVSRRIGRQDVTVPNRGADAAGSVTTVGTVPRNLGKLPN, encoded by the coding sequence ATGACCGCCCGGACGGCGGGCTTCACGCTGATCGAACTGCTGGTCGCTCTGGCGCTGGGGCTGGTCATCCTGCTGGTGGCGAGCGACCTGCTGATCTCGTCGTCGCGCTCGGCGTCCGACCTGCAGGGCCGCAACGATCTGCTGCAGGAAAGCCAGATCGCGCAGAACTACATGGTCGCCCAGCTGCGCGAGGCCGCGTACGTCTTCCCGGAGGGCACCACCCTGGCCCTGGGCGCCGGCGCCACGACCACGCCGCCCGGCGAGAGCGCGTGGCGCGTGGGCGACGACACGTGGCCGGTGGTGGCGGTCGTGCGGCCGCCCCGGCGGGTGGGCACGCCGTGCGTGCTGCCGTCCGGCGTCACCGACCCCGACGCGTGCTACCAGTTCCTGGCGTACTACCCGCTGCCGCGCGACACCTGGGTGGGCGCCGTGAGCGGCGCGGACGACCCCGGCCCGGACGCCGCGAACGGCGGACGCTGGGTGCTGGTCGAGTACCGCAGCACCTACCCTGCCGCGCCGCCCCTGTCGCTGCTGCCGGGCGGCAGTGGCGGCGCCTACACGCCCCCGCCCGGCGGCGCGGCGCGGCTGCTGCTCGACTACGTGCAGCCGCCGGCGCTGGCCCTGCCCGGCACGCCGCCCCTGTTCACCGTGACCAACCTGAACGGTGGCCCGTGGCGGCAGACGCCCGGCGACATCAGCGTGACGGTGAACCTGGCGGTCTCGCGCCGGATCGGGCGGCAGGACGTGACCGTGCCGAACCGCGGCGCCGACGCCGCCGGGTCCGTGACCACGGTGGGCACCGTGCCGCGCAACCTGGGCAAACTGCCGAACTGA
- a CDS encoding CTP synthase, with protein sequence MKYIFVTGGVVSSLGKGVASASLGALLRARGYRVSAVKIDPYINIDAGTMRPYEHGEVFVTASGAETDLDIGNYERFLDLDIPPGSNITTGQVYQEVIRKERAGDYLSQTVQVIPHVTDEIKRRIRAAGESAGAEIVLIEVGGTVGDIESLPFLEAIRQFRFDEGDENVLFLHLTLVPYLGTSSEFKTKPTQHSVATLRSVGISPDIVMVRSKDKLPPEITRKIALFTSVRENRVFSSYDVSHVYEVPLALEEQGLGKAVEDLLGLERTMPNLGVWTNAVRTIKQPTQDVTIAIAGKYTAMPDAYLSLMESLTHAGIANDARVKIKWVNAEELAEAGDLAAQLGDADGILVPGGFGIRGIEGKIRAAEYARTRGVPYLGICLGMQIAVIEYARNVAGLGGANSTEFDEYAPHRVIDLMPEQLDVAGLGGTMRLGDWPMELRGGTTIAALYGVPQGGTVRERHRHRFEVNPAYTGALQDAGLTISGVTPGMNGRGAGLVESIEIAEHPFFVALQAHPEFKSRPMRPSPPFAGFVKAALAQREHVPARTGETAAQV encoded by the coding sequence ATGAAGTACATTTTCGTCACCGGCGGTGTGGTCAGCAGCCTCGGCAAGGGCGTCGCCAGCGCCAGTCTGGGCGCGCTGCTGCGGGCGCGCGGCTACCGCGTGTCGGCCGTGAAGATCGACCCATACATCAATATCGACGCGGGCACCATGCGGCCCTACGAGCACGGCGAGGTCTTCGTGACCGCGTCGGGCGCCGAGACCGACCTGGACATCGGCAACTACGAGCGCTTCCTCGACCTCGACATCCCGCCGGGCAGCAACATCACCACCGGGCAGGTGTACCAGGAGGTGATCCGCAAGGAGCGCGCCGGGGATTACCTGTCGCAGACCGTGCAGGTCATCCCGCACGTCACCGACGAGATCAAGCGCCGCATCCGCGCGGCCGGCGAGAGCGCCGGGGCCGAGATCGTGCTGATCGAGGTGGGCGGTACGGTGGGCGACATCGAGTCCCTGCCGTTCCTGGAGGCGATCCGCCAGTTCCGCTTTGACGAGGGCGACGAGAACGTGCTGTTCCTGCACCTGACGCTGGTGCCGTACCTGGGAACCAGCAGCGAGTTCAAGACCAAGCCCACGCAGCACTCGGTGGCGACCCTGCGCTCGGTGGGCATCAGCCCGGACATCGTGATGGTCCGCAGCAAGGACAAGCTGCCGCCGGAAATCACCCGAAAGATCGCGCTGTTCACGTCCGTGCGCGAGAACCGGGTGTTCTCCAGCTACGACGTGTCGCACGTGTACGAGGTGCCGCTCGCGCTGGAGGAGCAGGGCCTCGGCAAGGCCGTGGAGGACCTGCTCGGCCTGGAGCGCACCATGCCGAACCTGGGCGTGTGGACGAATGCCGTGCGGACCATCAAGCAGCCCACGCAGGACGTCACCATCGCCATCGCCGGGAAGTACACGGCAATGCCCGACGCGTACCTGTCGCTGATGGAGTCGCTCACGCACGCCGGGATCGCCAACGACGCCCGCGTGAAGATCAAGTGGGTCAACGCCGAGGAACTCGCCGAGGCCGGCGACCTCGCCGCGCAACTCGGGGACGCCGACGGCATCCTGGTGCCCGGGGGCTTCGGCATCCGCGGCATCGAGGGCAAGATCCGTGCGGCCGAGTACGCCCGCACGCGGGGCGTCCCGTACCTGGGCATCTGCCTGGGCATGCAGATCGCGGTGATCGAGTACGCCCGCAACGTCGCCGGGCTGGGCGGCGCGAACTCCACGGAATTCGACGAGTACGCCCCGCACCGCGTAATCGACCTGATGCCCGAGCAACTCGACGTGGCGGGCCTGGGCGGCACCATGCGCCTGGGCGACTGGCCCATGGAACTGCGCGGCGGGACGACCATCGCGGCGCTGTACGGGGTCCCGCAGGGCGGCACGGTGCGCGAACGCCACCGCCACCGCTTCGAGGTGAACCCCGCGTACACCGGCGCGCTACAGGACGCCGGCCTGACCATCAGCGGCGTCACGCCCGGCATGAACGGCCGCGGCGCGGGCCTGGTGGAGAGCATCGAGATCGCCGAGCACCCCTTCTTCGTGGCGTTGCAGGCGCACCCGGAGTTCAAGAGCCGTCCCATGCGGCCCAGCCCCCCCTTCGCCGGCTTCGTGAAGGCCGCTCTGGCCCAGCGCGAACACGTGCCCGCCCGGACAGGGGAGACCGCCGCACAGGTGTAA
- a CDS encoding pilus assembly FimT family protein, translating into MPRRTEAQAGFTIIEIIVTIALLSVIVLVVLTPLTGFFGLTRRSNDQVTATQVTQRALETIRGEWLSVARYDQLCVKTPLPTTFPPLEVRITSLDPDLQSLGEVPWRGTCDPAYPLSPADRAPLRRVQVTRTDDTGRVLSRLTVLVDRP; encoded by the coding sequence GTGCCGCGCAGGACTGAGGCCCAGGCGGGCTTCACGATCATCGAGATCATCGTGACCATCGCGCTGCTGAGCGTGATCGTGCTGGTGGTGCTCACGCCGCTCACGGGCTTTTTCGGCCTGACCCGGCGCAGCAACGACCAGGTGACGGCCACCCAGGTCACGCAGCGGGCCCTGGAGACCATCCGGGGCGAGTGGCTCAGCGTGGCCCGCTACGATCAGCTGTGCGTGAAGACGCCCCTGCCCACCACCTTCCCGCCGCTGGAGGTCCGCATCACGAGCCTCGACCCGGACCTGCAGAGTCTGGGCGAGGTGCCGTGGCGCGGCACGTGCGATCCCGCGTACCCCCTGAGCCCGGCCGACCGCGCTCCGCTGCGGCGCGTGCAGGTGACGCGCACGGACGACACCGGCCGCGTGCTGTCGCGGCTGACCGTGCTCGTCGACCGGCCATGA